Proteins from a single region of Segatella copri:
- a CDS encoding glucosaminidase domain-containing protein, producing MALDKQAFYNQYAQVAIEQQKRYGIPASITLAQMGLESGFGTSTPARRSNNFFGVKVGSSWTGAYDYYSDDRPNEKFRRYNNVMESIEDHSKVLMKFRYSHCQNYSPTDYVSWANGIKAGGYATDPDYASKLISEINKYGLGKYDQIGIQQAQSQGLVTGYARGQSSTTSVITLTPLQGNWGLPIDLSVVKLSSEFGVQRPGHKHGGLDLSTQGKNYPVYATEDNGKVVTVGKQDKGAGNYVVIEYDRQDGTKIQTTYMHLNQIGVKPGDIVNARHQIGVSGNTGRSSGPHLHFETKYLNANGNWEKFDPKLYLAEMEVRSNQATALDKNGNDALAAYRSQMQFAGGEAPSYQQQASDPTQALLASITNSNDPTKWLSLLMSNNGEDLSGRDPISSLIGSLFSAALTVAMQLRSSEEIEAEDEAQSQLKQQSPDEGNSNLVKMTRQDVEKAQATASMQFDAESPEQQQQQGQRLA from the coding sequence ATGGCATTAGACAAGCAAGCGTTTTACAACCAGTATGCCCAGGTAGCCATCGAGCAACAGAAGAGATATGGCATTCCAGCTTCCATCACCTTGGCACAGATGGGTTTGGAAAGCGGCTTTGGCACATCTACCCCTGCAAGAAGGAGCAACAACTTCTTCGGTGTAAAGGTTGGCAGCAGTTGGACTGGAGCCTACGACTATTACAGCGATGACCGTCCAAACGAGAAGTTCCGCAGATACAACAATGTGATGGAAAGCATCGAAGACCACTCCAAGGTCTTGATGAAATTCCGCTACAGCCACTGCCAGAACTATTCGCCCACCGATTATGTTTCTTGGGCAAACGGCATCAAGGCTGGCGGCTACGCCACAGATCCAGACTATGCTTCCAAGCTCATATCCGAGATTAACAAGTATGGGCTAGGAAAATATGACCAGATAGGCATTCAGCAAGCCCAAAGCCAAGGATTGGTAACAGGATATGCTAGAGGTCAGTCGTCAACGACCTCTGTTATAACCCTAACACCCTTGCAAGGCAATTGGGGTTTGCCTATTGATTTATCTGTCGTAAAACTCAGTTCTGAGTTTGGAGTACAGAGACCAGGGCATAAGCATGGAGGGCTGGACCTCTCCACGCAAGGGAAAAACTATCCTGTATATGCAACCGAAGACAATGGAAAGGTTGTTACCGTTGGCAAACAAGACAAGGGAGCAGGAAACTATGTAGTAATCGAGTATGACAGGCAAGATGGAACAAAAATCCAGACCACCTATATGCATCTCAATCAAATTGGCGTAAAACCAGGCGACATAGTAAATGCAAGGCATCAAATAGGAGTCTCAGGCAACACAGGCCGCTCTTCAGGGCCACACTTACATTTTGAGACAAAATACCTCAATGCCAATGGAAATTGGGAGAAGTTTGACCCTAAGCTATACCTTGCAGAAATGGAGGTTAGAAGTAATCAAGCGACAGCTTTGGATAAGAATGGAAACGATGCGTTAGCCGCTTACCGCAGCCAGATGCAGTTTGCAGGAGGCGAAGCCCCATCCTATCAGCAACAAGCGTCAGACCCGACACAAGCACTTCTGGCATCCATCACCAACAGTAACGACCCCACAAAATGGCTGTCATTGCTAATGAGCAACAACGGAGAAGACCTTTCTGGAAGAGACCCAATCTCTTCACTTATAGGAAGTCTGTTCTCTGCCGCCCTTACAGTAGCCATGCAGTTGAGAAGCAGCGAGGAGATAGAAGCTGAGGACGAAGCACAAAGTCAGCTTAAACAGCAATCGCCAGACGAGGGAAACAGCAATCTGGTAAAGATGACTCGTCAGGATGTAGAAAAGGCACAGGCAACGGCATCCATGCAGTTTGATGCGGAATCACCAGAACAACAGCAGCAACAAGGCCAACGCCTTGCATAA